In Turicibacter sanguinis, a genomic segment contains:
- a CDS encoding metallophosphoesterase — translation MKKFPIYVLTVAGLIILFFFYSLCILKFSIKVDETIIKNPNIPTTFDGIRLIQFGDTLLENEEDLSVFEKAVNEINRLNPDIVIFTGGLFQKGTISSALSNEASKLLSNIQSPLAKVAVLGDDDLENEQAITDLLTNAGFRVLKNESLPLYNGSSESITLIGVNSLTTTPPLQTLLAQNSDANTFNILLLHEPTLASVVTDYPVELQLSGHCRGITSNDKTQPNYCSQFYNGTYRFADRLTLHVNQGLNRSNEVAALLRRPTLQSFLLIKEQ, via the coding sequence GTGAAAAAATTTCCTATCTATGTTTTAACGGTCGCAGGTCTTATCATACTCTTTTTCTTCTACTCGCTTTGTATCTTAAAATTTTCGATCAAAGTGGATGAAACGATTATAAAAAACCCGAATATTCCAACTACCTTTGATGGAATCCGCCTCATTCAATTTGGAGATACACTACTTGAGAATGAAGAAGATTTATCCGTATTTGAAAAAGCAGTGAATGAAATCAACCGTTTAAATCCAGATATCGTGATTTTCACAGGAGGACTGTTTCAAAAGGGAACTATCTCATCAGCTCTAAGTAATGAAGCTTCAAAGTTACTTTCAAACATCCAGAGCCCTTTAGCAAAAGTAGCAGTTCTTGGAGACGATGATTTAGAAAATGAACAGGCCATAACCGACCTTCTAACGAATGCCGGCTTTAGAGTTCTAAAAAACGAATCCTTACCTTTATACAATGGTTCAAGCGAATCTATCACGTTAATCGGTGTTAATTCATTAACCACAACGCCTCCACTTCAAACCCTTCTAGCACAGAACAGCGATGCTAATACCTTTAACATTTTATTACTTCATGAACCGACTCTTGCATCAGTTGTTACCGATTATCCGGTTGAATTACAACTATCTGGCCACTGCCGAGGCATTACGTCAAATGATAAGACACAACCCAACTATTGTAGTCAATTCTATAACGGCACTTACCGTTTTGCCGATCGTCTAACTTTACATGTTAACCAAGGACTTAACCGCTCTAATGAGGTGGCAGCCCTTTTAAGAAGACCAACCCTTCAATCATTTTTACTCATAAAAGAGCAATAA
- a CDS encoding NAD(P)-dependent oxidoreductase has product MNIGFIGIGVMGQAMATHLLNAGHKMYVYNRTKSKADQIVEAGAIWCEDVQMVAHHADLIFTIIGVPADVEAVYLGEGGLIDTAKEGTILVDMTTSTPELAKRIYEAGMQKGIQCLDAPVTGGDVGAKNGTLTIMVGGEESVYQSIRPILDLMGKVIVYMGEAGSGQHTKMANQIAIAGAAIGMVEALAYSKGANLDLETVLSAITSGSAASWQLSNMAPRIIRDDFNPGFFIKHFIKDMKIATSEASEMSVDLPGLNLVLSLYEECANREFENLGTQALYKLYEK; this is encoded by the coding sequence ATGAACATTGGATTTATCGGAATTGGTGTCATGGGGCAAGCCATGGCGACTCATTTATTAAACGCTGGCCATAAGATGTATGTTTATAATCGTACAAAAAGTAAAGCAGATCAAATTGTTGAAGCTGGTGCTATTTGGTGCGAAGATGTTCAAATGGTTGCGCATCATGCTGATTTAATTTTTACGATTATTGGTGTTCCTGCAGATGTTGAGGCTGTTTATTTAGGTGAAGGTGGGTTAATTGATACGGCAAAAGAAGGAACAATCTTAGTTGATATGACAACCTCAACACCAGAACTTGCAAAGCGAATTTATGAAGCGGGAATGCAAAAAGGGATTCAATGTTTAGATGCTCCCGTTACCGGTGGAGATGTTGGAGCTAAAAATGGAACGTTAACAATTATGGTTGGAGGAGAAGAGTCTGTTTATCAAAGTATTCGTCCAATCTTAGATTTGATGGGAAAAGTAATTGTTTATATGGGAGAAGCAGGCAGTGGACAGCATACAAAAATGGCCAATCAAATTGCGATTGCTGGAGCTGCGATTGGAATGGTTGAAGCTTTAGCTTATTCTAAAGGGGCTAATTTAGATTTAGAGACAGTTTTAAGTGCCATTACAAGTGGGTCAGCTGCAAGTTGGCAATTAAGCAATATGGCCCCTCGTATTATTCGTGACGATTTTAATCCTGGATTCTTTATTAAACATTTTATTAAAGATATGAAAATTGCAACGTCAGAAGCATCTGAAATGTCAGTTGATTTACCAGGACTTAATCTTGTCTTAAGTTTATATGAAGAATGTGCGAATCGTGAGTTTGAAAATTTAGGAACGCAGGCACTCTATAAATTGTATGAAAAATAA
- a CDS encoding polysaccharide deacetylase family protein: MAKQQYYSNYGSRGRRRRVKPRFYVFVTLIAILVMTGCFFANVAGQVKGLSMATVEPTYLDFEEIKTVKSWHNKEVKFAYLTFDDGPSRNTSAILDILDSYGIKGTFFVLGTAIDNYSDSEAMLKRMANDGHYIGMHSMTHDYAYLYGDANAASNFAGEMKEEQALIKEITGGFESKLCRAPYGTGGTFTDEHVVALNEIGVKCWDWDVDSYDWESGATVDSIMKNVESNMKLWNYPSNTVILFHEKDITVQVLPVVIQYYLDLGYEFLPYNPDNHIVKNLFGSSDL; the protein is encoded by the coding sequence GTGGCAAAACAGCAGTATTATTCAAATTATGGTAGTCGAGGACGACGTCGACGTGTTAAACCACGTTTTTATGTTTTTGTAACGTTAATTGCAATTTTAGTGATGACAGGATGTTTCTTTGCTAATGTTGCAGGACAAGTAAAAGGATTAAGTATGGCAACAGTAGAGCCGACCTATTTAGATTTCGAGGAAATCAAAACGGTTAAAAGTTGGCATAATAAAGAAGTTAAATTTGCTTATTTAACATTTGATGATGGACCTTCACGCAATACAAGTGCCATTTTAGACATTTTAGATAGCTATGGAATTAAGGGGACATTTTTTGTTTTAGGGACAGCTATCGATAATTACTCTGACTCGGAGGCCATGTTAAAACGAATGGCTAATGACGGTCATTACATTGGGATGCATTCAATGACTCATGATTATGCTTATTTATATGGAGATGCTAATGCCGCTTCTAATTTCGCTGGTGAGATGAAGGAAGAACAAGCCTTAATTAAAGAGATTACAGGTGGGTTTGAAAGTAAATTATGTCGTGCTCCTTATGGAACGGGCGGAACATTTACGGATGAACATGTTGTTGCTTTAAATGAAATTGGCGTAAAATGTTGGGATTGGGACGTTGATTCATATGATTGGGAATCGGGAGCAACAGTTGATAGTATTATGAAAAATGTTGAAAGTAATATGAAGTTGTGGAACTATCCATCTAATACGGTTATTTTATTCCATGAAAAAGATATTACCGTACAAGTTTTACCTGTTGTTATTCAGTATTATTTAGATTTAGGATATGAGTTCTTACCTTATAATCCTGATAATCATATTGTTAAAAATTTATTTGGAAGTAGCGATTTATAG
- a CDS encoding polysaccharide deacetylase family protein has protein sequence MGSFDTFAATVEDRVDDFIYNKEKPEKVVYLTFDDGPSRYSLEILDVLDQYDVPAIFFVIGENIELFSNAKEILTEMVERGHYIGLHSMTHNMDSLYHGPNAPQNFVKEMLADQKMVYDLTEGFTSQLCRPPYGGRNHLTREHYVALEEAGITCIDWNVDSLDWSKSSADQIFRQVVAEQKRNQDAKEVVLLFHEKKFTLEVLPQVIEYYRSLGYEFMPYCEGEDFNCTLSNEK, from the coding sequence ATGGGGTCATTTGATACATTTGCGGCAACCGTTGAAGATAGAGTGGACGATTTTATTTATAATAAGGAAAAACCAGAAAAAGTCGTTTATTTAACATTTGATGATGGACCTTCTAGATATAGTTTAGAGATTTTAGATGTGCTAGATCAATATGATGTACCCGCCATTTTCTTTGTGATTGGTGAAAATATTGAACTGTTTTCGAATGCCAAAGAGATATTAACAGAAATGGTGGAGCGTGGACATTATATTGGGCTTCATAGCATGACACATAATATGGATAGTTTATATCATGGTCCAAATGCTCCTCAAAACTTTGTTAAGGAAATGTTGGCTGATCAAAAAATGGTTTATGATTTAACGGAAGGATTTACAAGTCAATTATGCCGTCCACCATATGGTGGAAGAAATCATTTAACAAGAGAACATTATGTTGCTTTAGAAGAAGCAGGAATCACATGTATCGATTGGAATGTTGATTCTTTAGATTGGTCAAAATCAAGTGCCGATCAAATATTTAGACAAGTTGTTGCAGAACAAAAACGCAATCAGGATGCAAAAGAAGTTGTCTTGTTATTTCATGAAAAAAAATTCACGTTAGAAGTATTACCTCAAGTGATTGAATATTATCGCAGTTTAGGTTATGAATTTATGCCTTATTGTGAAGGTGAAGATTTTAATTGTACCTTATCAAATGAAAAATAA
- the ptsP gene encoding phosphoenolpyruvate--protein phosphotransferase, which translates to MNIKGIAASNGIAIAKAFKLIEPELTVVKSTVTDIEAEVELYKSALVKTTEDLQKIKVKAAQNLSEEEAAVFDAHINMANDPELLSQTTDKIKSESVNAPYAFDEVSNMFIMMFESMDNEYFRERAADIKDIKKRILAHLLGVKVNDPSTIDEQVVIIAEDLTPSDTAQLDRNFVKGFATNIGGRTSHSAIMARSLEIPAVVGTKTILEDVKDGDMIILDGLEGNVIINPTAEQIAHYEEVAKAYDAQKAEWAKLKNEATVSKDGQHVELAANIGTPKDVEGVLANGGEAVGLYRTEFLYMGRDNFPTEDEQFEAYKAVLEAMGEKPVVVRTLDIGGDKELPYLHLPKEMNPFLGYRAVRLCLDDTDLFRTQLRALLRASSYGKLRIMFPMIATLNEFRAAKALLLEEKANLIAEGVTVSEEIEVGMMVEIPSAAVLADQFAKEVDFFSIGTNDLIQYTMAADRMNEKVSYLYQPYNPSILRLVKMVIDAAHKEGKWTGMCGEMAGDQTAIPLLLGLGLDEFSMSATSILPARSLISKLSKAEMAELAQKALNMSTVEEVIELVENIQK; encoded by the coding sequence GTGAACATTAAAGGTATTGCAGCATCAAACGGAATTGCTATTGCAAAAGCATTTAAATTAATTGAACCAGAATTAACAGTTGTTAAATCAACAGTTACAGATATTGAAGCCGAAGTAGAACTTTATAAATCGGCGTTAGTTAAAACAACAGAAGATTTACAAAAGATTAAAGTAAAAGCTGCTCAAAATTTAAGTGAAGAAGAAGCGGCTGTATTCGATGCTCATATTAATATGGCAAATGATCCTGAGTTACTTTCTCAAACAACAGATAAAATTAAATCTGAAAGCGTTAATGCACCTTATGCATTCGATGAAGTATCAAACATGTTTATTATGATGTTTGAAAGCATGGATAATGAATATTTCCGTGAACGTGCAGCAGATATTAAAGATATTAAAAAACGTATTTTAGCACACTTATTAGGTGTTAAAGTAAATGATCCAAGTACAATTGATGAGCAAGTGGTTATTATTGCTGAAGACTTAACACCTTCTGATACAGCTCAACTTGATCGTAACTTCGTTAAAGGGTTTGCGACAAACATCGGGGGACGTACATCTCACTCAGCGATTATGGCTCGTTCATTAGAAATTCCAGCTGTAGTTGGAACAAAAACAATCTTAGAAGACGTTAAAGATGGAGATATGATTATCTTAGACGGATTAGAAGGAAATGTTATCATTAACCCAACAGCTGAGCAAATCGCACACTACGAAGAAGTAGCTAAAGCTTATGATGCTCAAAAAGCTGAATGGGCAAAATTAAAAAATGAAGCAACAGTTTCAAAAGACGGACAACATGTAGAGCTTGCTGCTAATATCGGAACTCCAAAAGATGTTGAAGGAGTACTTGCTAATGGTGGAGAAGCCGTTGGATTATACCGTACTGAATTCTTATATATGGGACGCGATAACTTCCCAACTGAAGATGAGCAATTCGAAGCTTATAAAGCAGTATTAGAAGCAATGGGAGAAAAACCAGTTGTTGTTCGTACATTAGATATCGGTGGAGATAAAGAATTACCATATCTACATTTACCAAAAGAAATGAACCCATTCTTAGGTTACCGCGCTGTTCGTTTATGTTTAGATGATACAGATTTATTCCGTACGCAATTACGTGCTTTATTACGTGCTTCTTCATACGGAAAATTACGTATCATGTTCCCAATGATTGCAACTTTAAATGAATTCCGCGCTGCTAAAGCTTTATTATTAGAAGAAAAAGCTAACTTAATTGCAGAAGGTGTGACAGTTTCTGAAGAAATCGAAGTCGGAATGATGGTTGAAATTCCATCTGCTGCGGTATTAGCTGATCAATTCGCTAAAGAAGTTGACTTCTTCTCTATCGGAACAAATGACTTAATCCAATATACTATGGCTGCTGACCGTATGAACGAAAAAGTTTCATACTTATACCAACCATATAACCCAAGTATTTTACGCTTAGTAAAAATGGTTATTGATGCTGCTCACAAAGAAGGTAAATGGACTGGAATGTGTGGAGAAATGGCAGGAGATCAAACAGCTATCCCATTATTATTAGGATTAGGATTAGATGAATTCTCAATGTCAGCGACTTCAATCTTACCTGCTCGTTCATTAATTAGCAAATTATCAAAAGCTGAAATGGCTGAATTAGCTCAAAAAGCTTTAAATATGTCAACAGTTGAAGAAGTTATTGAATTAGTTGAAAACATTCAAAAATAA
- a CDS encoding phosphocarrier protein HPr → MEKIFTITDETGLHARPATVLVNTASKFGSEISLTYRDKKVNLKSIMGVMSLGIQQGAQITISAEGDDAEAAIAALTETITTQGLGE, encoded by the coding sequence ATGGAAAAGATTTTCACAATTACAGATGAAACTGGATTACATGCTCGTCCAGCGACAGTATTAGTAAACACAGCTAGCAAATTTGGATCAGAAATTTCATTAACTTACCGTGATAAAAAAGTTAACTTAAAATCAATCATGGGTGTTATGTCTTTAGGAATCCAACAAGGTGCACAAATCACTATTTCTGCTGAAGGTGACGATGCAGAAGCAGCTATCGCAGCATTAACAGAAACTATCACAACTCAAGGATTAGGTGAATAA
- a CDS encoding PTS sugar transporter subunit IIA: MGIFDLFKKKKEEPKKGVFAPITGTLLSITEVPDPVFSQKMMGDGFAIEPTEGKVYSPVAGKVLNVFPTKHAVALQSDEGHEILIHFGMDTVTLKGEGFTAHVGEGDIVTPETLLLSVDLDAVRPKVPSLVTPVVFTNLNEKVIELKVTGPVTHGKADILEIK; the protein is encoded by the coding sequence ATGGGAATTTTCGATTTATTCAAAAAGAAGAAAGAAGAACCTAAAAAAGGAGTTTTTGCTCCAATCACAGGAACATTATTATCAATCACTGAAGTTCCAGACCCAGTATTTAGCCAAAAAATGATGGGAGACGGATTTGCAATTGAACCAACTGAAGGAAAAGTATATTCTCCAGTTGCCGGGAAAGTGTTAAACGTATTCCCAACAAAACATGCAGTTGCATTACAATCTGACGAAGGACATGAAATTTTAATTCACTTCGGTATGGATACTGTAACATTAAAAGGTGAAGGATTTACTGCTCACGTAGGTGAAGGAGATATCGTTACACCTGAGACTTTATTATTATCAGTAGATTTAGACGCTGTTCGTCCTAAAGTACCATCTTTAGTAACACCAGTTGTTTTCACTAACTTAAATGAAAAAGTTATTGAATTAAAAGTAACAGGTCCAGTTACACACGGTAAAGCTGATATTTTAGAGATTAAATAA
- the ptsG gene encoding glucose-specific PTS transporter subunit IIBC, protein MKTLQRVGKAFMVPVALLPAAGLLLGIGASMQQSLLDYLPFLGTEFWQMVAMVMKSSGQIVFDNLPLLFAIGVASGLTGDKGVAALAATVGFLIMNVVIGVFMPVTLPDQLYANVLGIETLQTSVFGGVLIGLLTAYLYNKFYTVKFPDFLSFFAGARFVPIITSVVAIIVGVILAFIWPPIGNLIASFGKIVAAEGTNPLYIWIYGIAERALIPFGLHHVFYFPLWYTEAGGIYTSIDGVMKMGDQQIWFQQLADYSTYGYQAMIENVQAQGATLAGRFMTGKYPFMIFGLPAAAYAMYQEAAPARKKAIGGLLLSAGLTAALTGITEPIEFTFLFVAPVLFAIHAVLAGLSFMLMYLFNVHVGMTFSGGLIDLLIYGILPGNDFTNWVRIIIVGIFYAPIYYFLFRFAIRRFNLPTPGRGEAEDKLMSKADYQAAKGTNSSEKAAAILEALGGASNIETLDACMSRLRVSVHDIDEVDETKIKALGATGMFVSGNNLQAIFGTTSDQLKTQIEAIMAKEK, encoded by the coding sequence ATGAAAACATTACAACGCGTTGGTAAAGCCTTTATGGTACCGGTTGCGCTTTTACCAGCGGCAGGTCTACTACTAGGAATAGGGGCCTCAATGCAGCAATCATTATTAGATTATTTACCGTTTTTAGGTACAGAATTTTGGCAGATGGTCGCAATGGTAATGAAAAGTTCGGGACAGATTGTTTTTGATAACTTGCCGTTATTATTTGCAATTGGAGTTGCCTCTGGATTAACAGGAGACAAAGGAGTGGCTGCTTTAGCGGCGACGGTTGGATTCTTAATTATGAATGTGGTGATTGGGGTATTTATGCCGGTTACATTACCTGATCAGTTATATGCAAATGTATTAGGAATCGAAACGTTACAGACCTCTGTTTTTGGTGGAGTGCTTATTGGGTTATTAACGGCATATTTATATAATAAATTTTATACCGTTAAGTTTCCTGATTTCTTATCTTTCTTTGCTGGGGCACGATTTGTTCCCATTATTACATCAGTAGTAGCGATTATTGTAGGGGTTATTTTGGCTTTTATTTGGCCTCCAATTGGAAACCTAATTGCAAGCTTTGGTAAAATTGTGGCAGCAGAAGGAACGAATCCTCTTTATATTTGGATTTATGGAATTGCAGAACGTGCCTTGATTCCGTTTGGACTACATCATGTTTTTTATTTCCCATTATGGTACACAGAAGCAGGAGGTATTTATACTTCAATTGATGGTGTGATGAAAATGGGGGACCAACAAATTTGGTTCCAGCAATTAGCTGATTATTCGACATATGGCTATCAAGCGATGATTGAAAATGTTCAGGCACAAGGTGCAACACTTGCAGGACGATTCATGACTGGAAAATATCCATTTATGATTTTTGGATTACCAGCGGCTGCTTATGCGATGTATCAAGAAGCAGCACCAGCCCGTAAAAAAGCGATTGGTGGATTATTGTTATCAGCTGGGTTGACGGCTGCTTTAACAGGAATTACAGAGCCGATTGAATTCACCTTTTTATTTGTAGCACCTGTTTTATTTGCAATTCATGCGGTACTAGCAGGATTATCATTCATGCTGATGTACTTATTTAATGTTCATGTCGGAATGACATTTTCAGGTGGATTAATTGACTTATTAATTTACGGAATTTTACCTGGTAATGATTTTACGAACTGGGTTCGTATTATCATTGTCGGAATTTTCTACGCTCCAATTTATTATTTCTTATTCCGTTTTGCGATTCGTCGTTTCAATTTACCAACACCAGGACGTGGTGAAGCTGAAGATAAGCTGATGAGTAAAGCTGATTACCAAGCGGCTAAAGGAACGAATTCAAGTGAAAAAGCAGCGGCTATTTTAGAAGCATTAGGTGGGGCTAGTAATATTGAAACATTAGATGCCTGTATGTCACGTTTACGTGTTTCAGTTCATGATATAGACGAAGTGGATGAGACTAAAATCAAAGCTTTAGGTGCCACTGGAATGTTTGTTTCAGGAAATAATTTACAGGCTATTTTCGGAACAACTTCTGATCAATTGAAAACGCAAATTGAAGCAATTATGGCAAAAGAAAAGTAA
- a CDS encoding polyprenyl synthetase family protein has product MKSFWKDQPDIVAHLEQVNHIINQQLTVKQSKMNEILKDLAQSGGKKIRPGLCIIGGEFGDKDIKHLYHLSAVLEMLHMATLVHDDIIDDSVQRRGQLTTQQKYGKDYAVYTGDYIFTKCFEILAEHYELHHMKELSKTVSRVCMGEIDQFDGRFKSHTSVKKYLKVIGAKTSALLAVSLSVGAYESGCDEKFCKKLGKIGLHIGNAFQIIDDILDYVGDASRVGKTLGNDIRQGYYTLPLLYALKHNDDRLNELLASETYTDEVVSRIIERVNELGGVKQAQELAHKYTVKSLKEIKSLPAGQARDHLEWVTNQLLARQH; this is encoded by the coding sequence ATGAAATCATTCTGGAAGGATCAGCCAGACATTGTCGCACATTTAGAACAAGTCAATCATATTATTAATCAACAGTTAACCGTTAAACAATCAAAAATGAATGAGATTTTAAAAGATTTAGCTCAGTCTGGAGGTAAAAAAATTCGTCCAGGATTATGTATTATCGGTGGTGAATTTGGAGATAAGGACATTAAGCATCTTTATCACTTATCTGCTGTTTTAGAAATGTTGCATATGGCAACACTTGTTCATGATGATATTATAGATGATTCGGTACAACGTCGTGGTCAGTTAACGACACAACAAAAATACGGTAAAGATTATGCTGTTTACACAGGTGATTATATTTTTACTAAATGTTTTGAAATCTTAGCAGAGCATTATGAATTGCATCATATGAAAGAATTATCTAAAACAGTTTCTCGTGTTTGTATGGGAGAAATTGATCAATTTGATGGCCGATTTAAATCTCATACTTCGGTTAAAAAGTATTTAAAAGTCATTGGTGCTAAAACATCTGCTTTATTAGCTGTTAGTTTATCCGTTGGGGCTTATGAAAGTGGATGTGACGAAAAATTCTGTAAGAAGCTTGGAAAAATTGGGCTTCATATTGGAAACGCATTCCAGATTATTGATGATATTTTGGACTATGTTGGTGACGCGTCTCGCGTTGGAAAAACATTAGGAAATGATATTCGTCAAGGGTATTATACGCTTCCGTTACTATATGCTTTAAAACATAATGATGATAGGCTAAATGAGTTATTAGCGTCAGAAACTTATACAGATGAAGTAGTTTCACGTATTATTGAACGCGTTAATGAATTGGGTGGTGTTAAACAAGCTCAAGAGTTAGCACATAAATATACAGTGAAATCTTTAAAAGAAATTAAAAGTTTGCCAGCAGGTCAAGCCCGTGATCATCTAGAATGGGTTACCAATCAATTATTAGCTCGTCAACACTAA
- a CDS encoding FAD-dependent oxidoreductase has product MKKIVVLGGGYAGVLTAKKLAKKFKKDQDVSITLIDKQSYHTMLTELHEVAAGRVDEESIRMDLKKIFAGRKVDVVLDEITSIDFEQKVLTSNSTKYDYDYLVMGTGCKPTFFGIPGSENAHQLWSYTDAVNLREHILNMFRQAALTCDKEKRKELLTFVTVGAGFTGVEMAGELGEWKDELCRSFHIDKEEVSLYIVDFAPKVLPMYPDKLVKKAERRLEKLGNQLVMNSAVSEIKADSVVLNKGEMVINTRTVIWAAGIEGSDIVDSAQVEKAGRGRIVTNAQLQAKDHKDVYVVGDNIFYIPEGEERPVPQMVENAEHSAPVVAHNIYVDIKGGEHKSYKPTFHGSMVCIGSRYGVAQVGMPGFWMNLSGFFAMFSKHFINLVYFVQVLGFNKIWSYLMHEFFHTKNNRSMVGGLLSNSAPVFWKFPLRIFVGFMWLQQGLTKLPKVIHDFNNVFLLPSPPKADTLSAASGAVSEAVTAASGVVTEVVTQASGAVADAVTQASGVVTETVNQVAANGDIFTTISNLIHDFMNWIAVLPVPGFVSDMVNWSMDAFFYTPDGTQFTTLASLVQGGMIFGEIIFGIMLIIGLFTPVAAIGTIAMGCMIWASGMAPTEMLWYLVGGFALIGNSGMVLGLDYYVWPWLREMMKRIPLLKKWYLYVD; this is encoded by the coding sequence ATGAAAAAGATTGTTGTCCTTGGTGGAGGATACGCAGGTGTACTTACCGCAAAAAAATTAGCAAAAAAATTCAAAAAAGATCAAGATGTAAGCATTACATTAATTGACAAGCAATCTTATCACACAATGTTAACAGAGTTACATGAAGTTGCTGCTGGTCGTGTGGATGAAGAATCAATCCGTATGGATTTAAAAAAGATTTTTGCTGGTCGTAAAGTGGATGTTGTTTTAGATGAAATTACATCAATTGATTTTGAACAAAAAGTTTTAACTTCAAATTCAACAAAATATGACTATGATTATTTAGTAATGGGAACAGGATGTAAACCAACATTCTTTGGAATTCCAGGTTCAGAAAATGCTCACCAATTATGGTCATATACAGATGCTGTCAACTTACGTGAACACATTTTAAATATGTTCCGTCAAGCAGCGCTAACATGCGATAAAGAAAAACGTAAAGAATTATTAACATTCGTAACCGTTGGAGCTGGTTTCACAGGAGTTGAAATGGCTGGGGAACTTGGAGAATGGAAAGATGAATTATGCCGTTCATTCCATATCGATAAAGAAGAAGTGTCTTTATATATCGTAGACTTTGCTCCAAAAGTGTTACCAATGTATCCAGATAAATTAGTTAAAAAAGCGGAGCGTCGTTTAGAAAAATTAGGAAATCAATTAGTGATGAACTCTGCTGTAAGTGAAATTAAAGCGGACAGTGTTGTCTTAAACAAAGGTGAAATGGTTATCAATACACGTACTGTTATTTGGGCAGCAGGAATTGAAGGATCAGATATTGTTGATTCTGCTCAAGTAGAAAAAGCAGGACGCGGACGTATTGTGACAAATGCTCAATTACAGGCTAAAGATCATAAAGATGTTTATGTTGTTGGAGATAACATTTTCTACATTCCTGAGGGAGAAGAACGTCCTGTGCCACAGATGGTTGAAAATGCAGAGCATTCAGCGCCAGTTGTTGCACATAACATCTATGTAGATATTAAAGGTGGAGAGCACAAATCATACAAGCCAACATTCCATGGTTCAATGGTATGTATCGGTTCTCGTTATGGGGTAGCTCAAGTTGGAATGCCAGGATTCTGGATGAATTTATCTGGATTCTTCGCGATGTTCTCAAAACACTTCATTAACTTAGTGTACTTTGTTCAAGTTTTAGGATTTAATAAAATTTGGTCTTATTTAATGCATGAATTCTTCCATACAAAAAATAACCGTTCAATGGTAGGTGGATTATTATCAAATTCAGCTCCAGTATTCTGGAAATTCCCATTACGTATTTTTGTCGGATTCATGTGGTTACAACAAGGTTTAACAAAATTACCTAAAGTTATTCATGACTTTAATAATGTTTTCTTATTACCTTCACCTCCAAAAGCAGATACATTATCTGCTGCATCAGGAGCAGTGTCAGAGGCTGTAACAGCAGCATCAGGAGTTGTAACGGAAGTTGTCACTCAAGCATCAGGAGCTGTAGCAGATGCTGTCACTCAAGCATCAGGTGTTGTGACTGAAACTGTAAATCAAGTAGCTGCAAATGGTGATATCTTTACAACAATTTCAAATTTAATTCATGATTTCATGAACTGGATTGCAGTATTACCAGTTCCAGGATTTGTTTCAGATATGGTTAATTGGTCAATGGATGCCTTCTTCTATACTCCAGATGGAACACAATTCACTACTCTTGCAAGCTTAGTTCAAGGTGGAATGATTTTCGGAGAAATCATCTTTGGTATTATGTTAATTATTGGTTTATTCACACCGGTCGCTGCTATTGGTACTATTGCAATGGGATGTATGATTTGGGCTTCAGGAATGGCACCAACTGAGATGTTATGGTATTTAGTAGGTGGATTTGCGTTAATCGGAAATTCAGGTATGGTACTTGGATTAGACTATTATGTGTGGCCTTGGTTACGCGAAATGATGAAACGTATTCCATTACTTAAAAAATGGTATTTATACGTTGACTAA